The Streptomyces pactum genome contains a region encoding:
- a CDS encoding relaxase/mobilization nuclease domain-containing protein produces the protein MVPDVSTGSDTRGLIVYLFGPGRRDEHTDPHIVAAWDMAGAPDPGRDPAATYTQLAKRLDHHVDLRTRELGGKKPPQHVWHCPVRTAPGDRYFTDAEWAEVARRIVRAAGIAPEGGEKACRWIAVRHADDHIHIMATTVRADGRRPRTHHDGQRAQAECRKIEAEFGLRRLTSGDLTAPRTPTGAERAKAERQGQTVTARHWLREQAYAVAAAVRTEADYFTVLQSLGIKVKTRLGPETGDVIGYSLAAPGDTNAAGEPVWYGGSKLAPDLSINRLRERLPDQKVADRPRHVADPAALWRHTTTAIDTARTVLDSGDDAAAQGHLAAFGDALYNIASATTGPHWAELRSAAMAFNRARRSAIRADHEAATALRKAAKELAYASGEPGGLAIALLFATVHLARAAAKWHEQRGHEQQAAAAEEAFRHLQAGYQQAAAPVLADLARRAPRAATARRFEQDVRAALPDHADRILTDPAWTALTTTLAHAETAGHNPRRLLAEVGTQQELDSAEHPAEVLNWHITAQPNRRTQAARSRSTTSGTPAMSATPHPPATPVATKPEERSRHR, from the coding sequence ATGGTTCCTGACGTCTCCACCGGCTCCGACACCCGCGGACTGATCGTCTACCTCTTCGGCCCAGGCCGCCGCGACGAACACACCGACCCTCACATAGTCGCCGCCTGGGACATGGCCGGCGCCCCCGACCCCGGCCGCGACCCGGCAGCCACCTACACCCAACTCGCCAAGCGCCTCGACCACCACGTCGACCTGCGCACCCGCGAACTGGGTGGCAAGAAGCCACCTCAGCACGTCTGGCACTGCCCGGTCCGCACCGCGCCCGGCGACCGCTACTTCACCGACGCCGAGTGGGCCGAGGTCGCGCGCCGCATCGTTCGCGCCGCCGGCATCGCCCCCGAAGGTGGCGAGAAGGCATGCCGGTGGATCGCGGTGCGCCACGCCGACGACCACATCCACATCATGGCCACCACCGTCCGCGCCGACGGACGCCGCCCCCGCACCCACCACGACGGCCAGCGCGCCCAAGCCGAATGCCGCAAGATCGAAGCCGAGTTCGGCCTGCGCCGCCTGACGTCCGGCGACCTCACCGCGCCCCGCACCCCCACCGGCGCCGAACGCGCCAAGGCCGAGCGCCAGGGCCAGACGGTCACAGCACGGCACTGGCTGCGCGAGCAGGCGTACGCGGTCGCCGCCGCCGTACGAACCGAAGCCGACTACTTCACCGTGCTGCAGTCCCTCGGCATCAAGGTCAAGACACGCCTCGGCCCCGAGACCGGCGACGTCATCGGCTACAGCCTCGCCGCCCCCGGCGACACCAACGCGGCCGGCGAACCCGTCTGGTACGGCGGCTCCAAACTCGCCCCCGACCTCTCCATCAACCGCCTACGCGAACGCCTCCCCGACCAGAAGGTGGCCGACCGCCCCCGGCATGTCGCGGACCCCGCCGCTCTATGGCGGCACACCACCACCGCCATAGACACGGCACGCACCGTGCTCGACTCCGGTGACGATGCGGCCGCCCAGGGCCACCTGGCCGCCTTCGGCGATGCCCTGTACAACATCGCCAGCGCCACGACCGGCCCTCACTGGGCGGAACTGCGTTCAGCGGCGATGGCGTTCAACCGCGCTCGCCGCTCCGCCATCCGTGCCGACCACGAGGCTGCCACCGCCCTGCGCAAGGCCGCCAAGGAACTCGCCTACGCCTCCGGCGAGCCGGGCGGGCTCGCCATCGCCCTGCTCTTCGCCACCGTGCATCTGGCCCGCGCCGCCGCCAAGTGGCACGAGCAGCGTGGCCACGAGCAGCAGGCCGCTGCGGCCGAGGAAGCCTTCCGCCACCTCCAGGCGGGCTACCAGCAGGCCGCCGCACCCGTCCTGGCTGACCTGGCCCGCCGCGCACCGCGAGCCGCGACCGCGCGCCGCTTCGAGCAGGACGTTCGTGCGGCCCTCCCCGACCACGCCGACCGAATCCTCACCGACCCCGCTTGGACCGCCCTGACCACCACCCTCGCCCACGCCGAAACCGCCGGCCACAACCCCCGACGCCTCCTGGCCGAAGTGGGCACCCAGCAGGAACTCGACAGCGCCGAGCACCCCGCCGAGGTCCTCAACTGGCACATCACCGCTCAACCGAACCGGCGGACGCAAGCAGCTCGCAGCCGAAGTACCACCAGCGGAACACCGGCCATGTCCGCCACGCCACACCCTCCGGCCACACCAGTGGCTACGAAGCCCGAAGAGCGCAGTCGGCACCGCTGA
- a CDS encoding endonuclease NucS domain-containing protein encodes MNVPYEARLRDMLANRLPLIEPSLQLIGTEYPLPNAHGTRGRIDILARDGHGSWVVIELKRSDSTSARALHEVTKYAELLQQEMGLRKDRIRAMIVSTTWRELRVPVSNMARDWSHDLRGYQLTLDDNGVPVRADRVEFLEAAVPPRVTPHHFIYFYNSPEERRKGWHEILGRAAEAGARDLLAAEFRRISQRDLVVAPYGLYFAVGRIDPIEAPAWLDGNGADSYEETGGYPLEYSALCHITRHVFAAGYDAARPGVFRHLAENPQWKIEGYRAAGKFEKRTSLDERDLLRELNGDEEGIGEVLYTGSARTTDRGRWPAFREESRMCFAGNPDWERLVARWLDDVSADGVERDVMLHVYNPCDLIQSLIHGWPDKLSDLVPMAFGTALTQDGVDRTIRGSLYWDGIPHVDVADRVRLVYRDAMHWQAHRLMDEAWVTDFDLLGLLGLRYVLIEQIGGNPLNVSEANELRLHFMQGTDLCTLPIPCEGSQLRDAGWNGVYSLDTFLERHSSQIDVMISAYRSGFHFGP; translated from the coding sequence ATGAACGTTCCATACGAGGCACGACTGCGCGACATGCTGGCCAATCGCCTTCCTCTCATCGAGCCGAGTCTTCAGTTGATTGGCACGGAGTACCCGCTTCCCAATGCTCATGGAACGCGCGGGCGTATAGACATCCTGGCTCGAGACGGCCACGGGTCGTGGGTGGTGATCGAATTGAAGCGATCGGACTCGACTTCGGCTCGAGCCCTTCATGAGGTCACGAAGTACGCCGAGCTGTTGCAGCAGGAGATGGGGCTCCGTAAGGACCGCATCCGCGCGATGATCGTCTCCACCACTTGGCGCGAACTGCGAGTCCCAGTGAGCAACATGGCGCGAGACTGGTCCCACGATCTCCGCGGGTACCAACTTACATTGGACGACAATGGCGTTCCTGTGCGTGCGGACCGGGTGGAATTCCTCGAAGCGGCGGTACCGCCGCGGGTGACCCCACACCATTTCATCTACTTTTACAACTCTCCGGAAGAGCGAAGGAAAGGCTGGCACGAAATTCTGGGCAGAGCCGCCGAAGCGGGCGCGCGCGATCTCCTCGCAGCGGAATTCCGTCGCATCTCGCAGAGAGACCTTGTGGTCGCACCGTACGGCCTCTATTTCGCAGTCGGGCGTATAGACCCCATCGAAGCGCCGGCATGGCTTGATGGCAATGGGGCGGATTCGTACGAGGAGACCGGGGGTTATCCCTTGGAGTACTCGGCCCTCTGTCACATCACCAGACATGTCTTCGCGGCTGGCTATGATGCGGCCCGCCCTGGCGTGTTCCGGCATCTGGCGGAGAACCCACAATGGAAAATCGAGGGCTATCGGGCGGCTGGCAAATTTGAGAAGCGCACTTCACTGGACGAGCGAGATCTCCTCCGCGAGCTGAACGGTGACGAAGAGGGGATCGGTGAAGTCCTCTATACAGGCTCAGCGCGTACTACGGACCGTGGAAGATGGCCGGCTTTCCGGGAGGAGAGCAGGATGTGCTTTGCGGGGAACCCCGATTGGGAGAGGCTCGTGGCGCGGTGGCTTGATGACGTCTCAGCTGATGGCGTGGAGCGCGACGTCATGCTCCACGTTTACAACCCCTGCGATTTGATCCAATCTCTGATTCACGGGTGGCCTGACAAGCTCTCAGACCTTGTTCCGATGGCCTTTGGAACGGCACTCACCCAGGACGGTGTCGATCGCACGATCCGCGGCTCGCTCTACTGGGATGGAATTCCTCACGTCGATGTGGCTGACCGGGTGAGGCTGGTGTATCGCGACGCTATGCACTGGCAGGCTCACCGCCTCATGGATGAAGCCTGGGTAACCGATTTCGATCTCCTTGGCCTGCTCGGGCTCCGTTACGTACTCATCGAGCAAATCGGAGGAAATCCGCTGAACGTCTCCGAGGCGAACGAACTCCGACTCCACTTCATGCAGGGCACGGATCTCTGCACACTACCGATCCCTTGCGAGGGGTCGCAGTTGCGCGACGCTGGTTGGAATGGAGTCTACTCGCTCGATACATTTCTGGAGAGGCATAGCAGTCAGATCGATGTAATGATTTCGGCATATCGGTCTGGATTTCATTTCGGGCCCTGA